A stretch of the Metopolophium dirhodum isolate CAU chromosome 8, ASM1992520v1, whole genome shotgun sequence genome encodes the following:
- the LOC132950605 gene encoding uncharacterized protein LOC132950605: MAAIKKLMLDKILMKMKRFNMNELKQLFEILHLNLEWKDIINIVSECRLRLSVANVVSVVHQHLKDSDSVDETYHRVLLVDAIFHQNSQWWTVTIDKVNKQLLDKGIIRNNIEAMLNKLNIKAITYVMKCNKLFWVLIDINETKRKQTTVKLNKPYFFTIAPGKVFHVFYKPQNIENRLLKIVIKSVGASKCKAYSLSGKHLPSMVSLLEDKNRGNEKNKEVPTLLNNHKEEDVQEYVQKLFGEKRWVLNEFTINVESDMSVFSNSNPAGKMCKTKMVLKGDSIIDGVKDMMLSGVLQPPYPDWVTNLPVLGKNCVNINVHP; this comes from the coding sequence ATGGCggcaattaaaaaattgatgttGGACAAAATTCTAATGAAGATGAAAAGGTTCAACATGAATGAACTTAAACAGCTATTCGAAATCTTACATTTGAACCTGGAATGGAAAGATATTATCAATATAGTATCTGAATGCCGGCTGCGTTTAAGTGTTGCAAATGTTGTGTCGGTAGTACATCAGCATTTAAAAGATAGTGATTCTGTTGATGAAACATATCATCGAGTTTTGTTAGTGGACGCAATCTTCCACCAAAATAGTCAGTGGTGGACAGTGACTATTGATAAAgttaacaaacaattattagaCAAAGGgataattagaaataatatcgAGGCCATGTTAAACAAATTGAATATCAAAGCAATTACATACGTTATGAAGTGTAACAAATTGTTTTGggttttaatagatattaatgaaacaaaaagaaaacaaacTACCGTGAAATTAAACAAGCCATATTTTTTCACCATAGCACCGGGAAAAGTGTTCCATGTTTTTTACAAAcctcaaaatattgaaaatagactgttgaaaattgttataaaatcagTTGGTGCCAGCAAATGTAAGGCCTACTCACTATCGGGAAAACATCTGCCGTCAATGGTTAGTTTGTTGGAAGACAAGAATAGaggtaatgaaaaaaacaaGGAAGTTCCAACATTGCTTAACAATCACAAAGAAGAAGACGTTCAAGAATATGTTCAAAAACTATTTGGGGAAAAACGTTGGGTACTTAACGAGTTTACAATAAACGTGGAGAGTGATATGTCAGTTTTTAGCAATAGCAATCCAGCCGGCAAGATGTGCAAAACCAAAATGGTTCTGAAAGGTGATAGtataatagatggtgttaaagaCATGATGTTGTCAGGTGTATTGCAACCACCATATCCAGATTGGGTTACAAATCTACCGGTATTGGGTaaaaattgtgttaatattaatgtacacccttaa